A window of the Choristoneura fumiferana chromosome 30, NRCan_CFum_1, whole genome shotgun sequence genome harbors these coding sequences:
- the LOC141444824 gene encoding uncharacterized protein isoform X11, with the protein MRLSIALLGLVALAAVSGLPQPRVDLTEQVIQQETTSSATFSSSSSSTEREVIKDGGEDIEESSSTANSEQHQSSSSISREEIISQSVDKDDSSSRSQSEQSSQFSSQSELLTQVSGGKFINKSSSQQEQEAISSESESIAKSSKNSRMSSESEEERSASSKKSIKSSKSSKQEMSASKSNRSTSEKRSESSREEDYQEEMIKRRLSKKTDQSDDDCDEGPDGQGRPSKPEQPGKPGPPGKPEQSNHQGHPGKPGQPGQPGKPGQPGQPGQPGQPGQPGKPDQPGQPDQPGGPGKPGQPGKPGQPGKPGQPGKPGKPGQPGQPGQPGKPGQPGKPGQPGKPGQPGKPRQPGQPGQPGQPGQPGQPGQPCQPGQPGQPEEPNQPDQPGGPGEPGQPGKPGQPGQPGQTGKPGQPGKPGNPGQPWQPGQPGQPGKPGQPEQPDQPGGPGKPEQPGKPGQPGKPGKPGQPGQPGQPGKPGQPGKPGKPGQPGQPGQPGKPGQPGKPGQPGKPGQPGQPGQPCQPGQPGQPEEPNQPDQPGGPGKPGQPGKPGQPGQPGQPGKPGQPGKPGKPGQPWQPGQPEQPGKPGQPGKPGQPGQPGQPGQPGQPGQPGQPEEPNQPDQPGGPGEPGQPGKPGQPGKPGQPGKPGQPGKPGQPGQPGQPEQPGGPGEPGQPGKPGQPGKPGQPGQPGQPGQPGKPGQPGQPGQPGQPGQPCQPGQPGQPEEPNQPDQPGGPGEPGQPGKPGQPGKPGKPGQPGQPGQPGKPGQPGKPGKPGQPGQPGQPGKPGQPGKPGQPGKPGQPGQPGQPEQPGGPGEPGQPGKPGQPGKPGQPGQPGQPGQPGKPGQPGQPGQPGQPGQPCQPGQPGQPEEPNQPDQPGGPGEPGQPGKPGQPGKPGKPGQPGQPGQPGKPGQPGKPGQPGQPGQPGQPCQPGQPGQPEEPNQPDQPGGPGKPGQPGQPGQPGKPGQPGKPGKPGQPWQPGQPEQPGKPGQPGKPGQPGQPGQPGQPGQPGQPGQPEEPNQPDQPGGPGEPGQPGKPGQPGKPGQPGKPGQPGKPGQPGQPGQPGQPGGPGESGQPGKPGQPGKPGQPGQPGQPGKPGQPGKPGQPGQPGQPGQPGQPGQPEEPNQPDQPGGPGEPGQPGKPGQPGKPGKPGQPGQPGQPGKPGQPGQPGKPGQPGQPGQPGKPGQPGKPGQPGQPGQPCQPGQPGQPEEPNQPDQPGGPGKPGQPGKPGQPGQPGQPGKPGQPGKPGKPGQPWQPGQPEQPGKPGQPGKPGQPGQPGQPGQPGQPGQPGQPEEPNQPDQPGGPGEPGQPGKPGQPGKPGQPGQPGQPEQPGGPGEPGKPEQPDQPGGPGKPGQPGKPGQPGKPGQPGQPGQPEQPGGPGEPGKPGKPGQPGKPGQPGQPGQPGQPGKPGQPGQPGQPGQPCQPGQPGQPEEPNQPDQPGGPGEPGQPGKPGQPGKPGKPGQPGQPGQPGKPGQPGKPGQPGKPGQPGQPGQPCQPGQPGQPEEPNQPDQPGGPGKPGQPGKPGQPGKPGQPGQPGQPGKPGQPGKPGKPGQPWQPGQPEQPGKPGQPGKPGQPGQPGQPGQPGQPGQPGQPEEPNQPDQPGGPGEPGQPGKPGQPGKPGQPGKPGQPGKPGQPGQPGQPGQPGGPGEPGQPGKPGQPGKPGQPGQPGQPGKPGQPGKPGQPGQPGQPGQPGQPCQSGQPGQPEEPNQPDQPGGPGEPGQPGKPGQPGQPGQPGKPGQPWQPGQPGQPEQPDQPGGPGKPEQPGKPGQPGKPGKPGQPGQPGQPGKPGQPGKPGKPEQPDQPGGPGKPGQPGKPGQPGKPGQPGQPGQPCQPGQPGQPEEPNQPDQPGGPGKPGQPGKPGQPGQPGQPGKPGQPGKPGKPGQPWQPGQPGQPGKPDQPGQPGQQGQPGQADQPGQTGQPDQPGTAGKPGKGGKTIHTSATSSQAQREQRASSQSNYEAIDANGNSFQKKSEQQQVSSEQASSSSFDKEEFDRDGSFKKSSHKQASVGQEASSSESSEMQKSQGGGSDVRKSSQTQSESQRQAAFSNQEEFSSGGSSSSSEQVMKESSLVKSEQSSSSASETSSSEADLSSDERSRSSFSSSSSSSSSFSSSSSSSSETIEEEC; encoded by the exons ATGCGGTTGTCAATAGCTCTTTTGGGCTTAGTG gctcTGGCGGCCGTCAGTGGTCTGCCAC AACCCAGGGTCGACTTGACTGAACAGGTCATACAGCAGGAAACTACTTCCTCAGCGACCTTCAGCTCGTCATCATCCTCCACTGAAAGAGAG GTGATCAAGGATGGGGGAGAGGACATCGAAGAGTCTTCGTCTACTGCCAATAGTGAACAGCACCAGAGCAGCTCGTCCATCAGCCGCGAAGAAATAATCTCCCAGTCAG TTGACAAAGATGACAGCAGTTCCAGAAGCCAGAGTGAACAATCGAGTCAGTTTAGCTCTCAGAGCGAGCTGCTGACCCAGGTCAGCGGGGGCAAGTTCATAAACAAGTCCAGCTCACAGCAAGAGCAGGAAGCTATCAGCAG CGAAAGCGAATCGATTGCGAAATCTAGTAAAAACAGCAGGATGTCTTCTGAAAGCGAGGAGGAACGCAGTGCGAGCAGCAAAAAGTCCATCAAGTCTTCCAAATCAAGTAAACAAGAAATGTCCGCAAGCAAAAGCAACAGATCTACCTCCGAGAAGAGGTCTGAGTCAAGTCGGGAAGAAGACTATCAAGAAGAAATGATTAAAAGACGATTGAGCAAGAAAACAGACCAGTCTGATGACGATTGCGACGAAGGCCCAGATGGACAAGGACGACCAAGCAAGCCAGAACaaccaggcaaaccaggaccGCCAGGTAAACCAGAACAATCTAACCATCAAGGGCATCCAGGCaaaccaggtcaaccaggacagccaggcaaaccaggacagccaggtcaaccagggcagccaggacaaccaggacagccaggcaaaccagatCAACCAGGTCAGCCAGATCAACCAGGTGgtccaggcaaaccaggacagccaggcaaaccaggacagccaggcaaaccaggacagccaggcaaaccaggaaagccaggacaaccagggcaaccaggacagccaggcaaaccaggacagccaggcaaaccaggacagccaggcaaaccaggacagccaggcaaaccaagacaaccaggtcaaccagggcagccaggacaaccaggacaaccaggccAACCAGGGCAACCATgccaaccaggacagccaggtcaaccagaaGAACCAAACCAGCCAGATCAACCAGGTGGTCCAGGcgaaccaggacagccaggcaaaccaggacagccaggtcaaccaggacaaacaggcaaaccaggacagccaggcaaaccaggaaaCCCAGGACAACCATGgcagccaggacaaccaggacagccaggcaaaccaggtcAACCAGAGCAGCCAGATCAACCAGGTGGTCCAGGCAAACCAGaacagccaggcaaaccaggacagccaggcaaaccaggaaagccaggacaaccagggcaaccaggacagccaggcaaaccaggacagccaggcaaaccaggaaagccaggacaaccagggcaaccaggacagccaggcaaaccaggacagccaggcaaaccaggacagccaggcaaaccaggacaaccaggccAACCAGGGCAACCATgccaaccaggacagccaggtcaaccagaaGAACCAAACCAGCCAGATCAACCAGGTGgtccaggcaaaccaggacagccaggcaaaccaggacagccaggtcaaccagggcaaccaggcaaaccaggacagccaggcaaaccaggaaaGCCAGGACAACCATGGCAGCCAGGACAACCAGaacagccaggcaaaccaggacagccaggcaaaccagggcagccaggacaaccaggacaaccaggccAACCagggcaaccaggacagccaggtcaaccagaaGAACCAAACCAGCCAGATCAACCAGGTGGTCCAGGcgaaccaggacagccaggcaaaccaggacagccaggcaaaccaggacagccaggcaaaccaggacagccaggcaaaccaggacaaccaggtcaaccagggCAGCCAGAACAACCAGGTGGTCCAGGcgaaccaggacagccaggcaaaccaggacagccaggcaaaccaggacagccaggtcaaccagggcAACCAGgccagccaggcaaaccagggcagccaggacaaccaggacaaccaggccAACCAGGGCAACCATgccaaccaggacagccaggtcaaccagaaGAACCAAACCAGCCAGATCAACCAGGTGGTCCAGGcgaaccaggacagccaggcaaaccaggacagccag gcaaaccaggaaagccaggacaaccagggcaaccaggacagccaggcaaaccaggacagccaggcaaaccaggaaagccaggacaaccagggcaaccaggacagccaggcaaaccaggacagccaggcaaaccaggacagccaggcaaaccaggacaaccaggtcaaccagggCAGCCAGAACAACCAGGTGGTCCAGGcgaaccaggacagccaggcaaaccaggacagccaggcaaaccaggacagccaggtcaaccagggcAACCAGgccagccaggcaaaccagggcagccaggacaaccaggacaaccaggccAACCAGGGCAACCATgccaaccaggacagccaggtcaaccagaaGAACCAAACCAGCCAGATCAACCAGGTGGTCCAGGcgaaccaggacagccaggcaaaccaggacagccag gcaaaccaggaaagccaggacaaccagggcaaccaggacagccaggcaaaccaggacagccaggcaaaccaggacaaccaggacaaccaggccAACCAGGGCAACCATgccaaccaggacagccaggtcaaccagaaGAACCAAACCAGCCAGATCAACCAGGTGgtccaggcaaaccaggacagccaggtcaaccagggcaaccaggcaaaccaggacagccaggcaaaccaggaaaGCCAGGACAACCATGGCAGCCAGGACAACCAGaacagccaggcaaaccaggacagccaggcaaaccggggcagccaggacaaccaggacaaccaggccAACCagggcaaccaggacagccaggtcaaccagaaGAACCAAACCAGCCAGATCAACCAGGTGGTCCAGGcgaaccaggacagccaggcaaaccaggacagccaggcaaaccaggacagccaggcaaaccaggacagccaggcaaaccaggacaaccaggtcaaccagggcagccaggacaaccaggtgGTCCAGGCGAATcaggacagccaggcaaaccaggacagccaggcaaaccaggacagccaggtcaaccagggcaaccaggcaaaccaggacagccaggcaaaccagggcagccaggacaaccaggacaaccaggccaaccaggacagccaggtcaaccagaaGAACCAAACCAGCCAGATCAACCAGGTGGTCCAGGcgaaccaggacagccaggcaaaccaggacagccaggcaaaccaggaaagccaggacaaccagggcaaccaggacagccaggcaaaccaggacagccaggccaACCAGGAaagccaggacaaccagggcaaccaggacagccaggcaaaccaggacagccaggcaaaccaggacaaccaggccAACCAGGGCAACCATgccaaccaggacagccaggtcaaccagaaGAACCAAACCAGCCAGATCAACCAGGTGgtccaggcaaaccaggacagccaggcaaaccaggacagccaggtcaaccagggcaaccaggcaaaccaggacagccaggcaaaccaggaaaGCCAGGACAACCATGGCAGCCAGGACAACCAGaacagccaggcaaaccagggcagccaggcaaaccagggcagccaggacaaccaggacaaccaggccAACCagggcaaccaggacagccaggtcaaccagaaGAACCAAACCAGCCAGATCAACCAGGTGGTCCAGGcgaaccaggacagccaggcaaaccaggacagccaggcaaaccaggacaaccaggtcaaccagggCAGCCAGAACAACCAGGTGGTCCAGGCGAACCAGGAAAGCCAGAACAACCAGATCAACCAGGTGgtccaggcaaaccaggacagccaggcaaaccaggacagccaggcaaaccaggacaaccaggtcaaccagggCAGCCAGAACAACCAGGTGGTCCAGGCGAACCAGGaaagccaggcaaaccaggacagccaggcaaaccaggacagccaggtcaaccagggcAACCAGgccagccaggcaaaccagggcagccaggacaaccaggacaaccagggcAACCATgccaaccaggacagccaggtcaaccagaaGAACCAAACCAGCCAGATCAACCAGGTGGTCCAGGcgaaccaggacagccaggcaaaccaggacagccag gcaaaccaggaaagccaggacaaccagggcaaccaggacagccaggcaaaccaggacagccaggcaaaccaggacagccaggcaaaccaggacaaccaggccAACCAGGGCAACCATgccaaccaggacagccaggtcaaccagaaGAACCAAACCAGCCAGATCAACCAGGTGgtccaggcaaaccaggacagccaggcaaaccaggacagccaggcaaaccaggacagccaggtcaaccagggcagccaggcaaaccaggacagccaggcaaaccaggaaaGCCAGGACAACCATGGCAGCCAGGACAACCAGaacagccaggcaaaccaggacagccaggcaaaccagggcagccaggacaaccaggacaaccaggccAACCagggcaaccaggacagccaggtcaaccagaaGAACCAAACCAGCCAGATCAACCAGGTGGTCCAGGcgaaccaggacagccaggcaaaccaggacagccaggcaaaccaggacagccaggcaaaccaggacagccaggcaaaccaggacaaccaggtcaaccagggcagccaggacaaccaggtgGTCCAGGcgaaccaggacagccaggcaaaccaggacagccaggcaaaccaggacagccaggtcaaccagggcaaccaggcaaaccaggacagccaggcaaaccagggcagccaggacaaccaggacaaccaggccAACCAGGGCAACCATGCCAatcaggacagccaggtcaaccagaaGAACCAAACCAGCCAGATCAACCAGGTGGTCCAGGcgaaccaggacagccaggcaaaccaggacagccaggtcaaccaggacaaccaggcaaaccaggacaaccatggcagccaggacaaccaggacaacCAGAGCAGCCAGATCAACCAGGTGGTCCAGGCAAACCAGaacagccaggcaaaccaggacagccaggcaaaccaggaaagccaggacaaccagggcaaccaggacagccaggcaaaccaggacagccaggcaaaccaggaaaGCCAGAACAACCAGATCAACCAGGTGgtccaggcaaaccaggacagccaggcaaaccaggacagccaggcaaaccaggacaaccaggccAACCAGGGCAACCatgtcaaccaggacagccaggtcaaccagaaGAACCAAACCAGCCAGATCAACCAGGTGgtccaggcaaaccaggacagccaggcaaaccaggacagccaggtcaaccagggcaaccaggcaaaccaggacagccaggcaaaccaggaaaGCCAGGACAACCATGgcagccaggacaaccaggacagccaggcaaaccagatcaaccaggtcaaccaggtcAACAAGGGCAACCAGGACAGGCAGATCAACCAGGACAGACCGGACAACCAGATCAACCAGGAACTGCAGGAAAACCTGGAAAGGGAGGAAAGACAATTCATACGAGTGCGACTTCGAGCCAAGCTCAGAGAGAGCAGCGAGCCAGTAGTCAATCGAATTATGAAGCAATTGATGCTAATGGAAATTCCTTCCAGAAAAAATCGGAGCAACAACAAGTATCTTCTGAACAAGCTTCTTCATCTAGCTTTGATAAGGAGGAGTTCGATAGAGACGGCAGTTTTAAGAAATCCAGCCACAAACAGGCTTCTGTCGGCCAAGAAGCATCTTCGAGTGAAAGCAGCGAAATGCAAAAAAGCCAAGGAGGCGGCTCTGATGTTAGAAAGAGCTCTCAAACTCAGTCTGAGAGTCAAAGACAAGCGGCATTCAGCAATCAAGAAGAATTCAGCTCCGGTGGTTCTAGTTCCAGCAGTGAGCAAGTCATGAAAGAGTCATCATTGGTTAAATCTGAGCAATCCTCATCTTCTGCGTCTGAAACAAGCTCAAGCGAAGCCGACTTGAGCTCAGACGAAAGAAGCCGTAGCAGTTTTTCTTCATCATCAAGTTCATCATCTAGCTTCTCATCTTCCTCATCCTCATCATCTGAGACCATTGAGGAAGAAtgttga